The sequence below is a genomic window from Saccopteryx leptura isolate mSacLep1 chromosome 10, mSacLep1_pri_phased_curated, whole genome shotgun sequence.
CGTGTCCCGATGTCCCCTGAACTTGCCCTTGCTCTCCAGCTTGTATTTCCCTAGTACCTTCAGCACAGAGGGGGCTTTGTTTCACCACCGGGTCCCATCCTCAGCTtcatatattttcctttctcctttctagaATCCAGGGAAGCAGGGAGCTCCCTTGGTCCAAGGAGGTGGCCACCTGAATGGATAGCAGGGCCACGGGCTGGGACACTCCTGATGTCGGAAGTGAGTGGGCAGGTTGACTGACCATCGACAGTCTCTCAGCATCAGCATGAACTCCAGGATCCTGTCTGCTAGGGGCTGGCTCAGCACCCGCCCGCCCACCTCTGAGCCTAACCTCGAGCCTGCCACAGATGGGCCAGCCTCGGAGACCTCCACCCTCAGCCCAGAAGCTACCAGCTTTAATGATACCAGAATGCCTGATGTGGGTAGTAGCACAGCCGGCGTGGGCACCATGCTTCTGTCCTTCGGGATCATCACGGTGATTGGCCTGGCTGTGGCTATGGTGAGAGCTGGGGCCGGCTGGGGCCTTCGGGTGGAGGTGGGTGGTCAGTGTTTAGATTTTAGAGATTCTAATCAAAGACTGTTGTCTGTTAATGATAATATAatcctccccttccccaaggATTTGTCCACTGGGGCCCAGAGACCAGAGGCTGCCTCCAGTTGGAAGAGCCAGAGAAGATTCTGAGAGATACATTGTGTTTTGAGTTGGGGCATGAAGGCCACATAGGAGTTGGGGAGGAGGGTGTTTTCCAGGTGGAGATTCCTGGTGGGCACAAGTTTGAAGGCAGGCAGAAGTTTCTATGAGCAGCAAGCAGAATAGTGAGGCAGACCAGTGTGGGGATTCATTAGGAGTAAGGGCCAGAGGTTGCTGGGATAAATCATCAGCTGTGGAGTCTGGGAATGGCAGACCATTGG
It includes:
- the C10H3orf18 gene encoding uncharacterized protein C3orf18 homolog; protein product: MNSRILSARGWLSTRPPTSEPNLEPATDGPASETSTLSPEATSFNDTRMPDVGSSTAGVGTMLLSFGIITVIGLAVAMVLYIRKKKRLEKLRHQLMPMYNFDPTEEQDELEQELLEHGRDAASAQALQSKTTLPSQGPLQRPSRLVFTDVANAIHA